The sequence GACTACACCCAAGCAAGGATCATTTCGGGCATCAAAGCTTTTTATAGGTTCTTGATGTACGAGGATAAAATTAATGAAGATCCTGCTCAACTTTTGGAGGCTCCAAAACTGGGAAGAAAGCTTCCAGACACTTTAAGTTATGAAGAAATAGTCCAACTTCTAGAGGCCATCCCGCTTGGGGAACCAGAAGGTCACCGCAACCGGGCCATGTTGGAAATGCTTTATAGCTCCGGTCTCCGGGTGTCGGAACTGATTGAATTAAAAAAAGGGCAGGTTTTTGAAGATGTAGGTTTTCTGAAAGTCGTTGGGAAAGGCAACAAAGAAAGACTAGTCCCCATCGGTAAAGACGCTTTGAAATATTTGAATATCTACAAAGATGAAGTTCGTGTGCATCAAGCGATCGCCAAAGGCCATGAGGAATATGTATTTTTGAATAGAAGAGGTAAGAAACTTACCCGTGTGATGATTTTTCTGATCATCAAGAAAACCGCTGAGCAGGCAGGAATAGAGAAAAATATTAGTCCACACACGTTCAGACATTCCTTTGCAACGCACCTGATAGAAGGAGGAGCAGATCTTCGTGCAGTTCAGGAAATGCTGGGCCATGAAAGCATCACGACTACGGAAATTTACACGCATCTAGACCGCGACTATTTAAGGCAGGTTTTGACAGATTTTCATCCGAGGAAATAGTTGTTAGTTGGTGATTACTAAAAAAAGATTAGTTTTGAGTGTAATTTTTAGCCTCAATGAAAAAGGAATTAGTATTATTTGCCTTTCTCTTTATTTTCTCAATTGTAAAAGCTCAAGATTACAATAAATTATCTTCAGAACAGGCTGAGGAAATTATCAGCACCCACAGAAATCTGACAGAGGGGTTGCCGATAGGAAATAATTTCCCAGAGTTTGATTACGTGGATCTAGAAGGAAACAAACTGGAATTTTCAGAATTGAAAGAAAAGGTGATCGTGCTTAATACTTGGTTTGTAGGTTGTACTGGTTGCAAGCAAGAAGAAGAAAATCTTAAAAAACTTACTAAAGAATTGAAAGATCATAAGGACATTGTATTCTTAAGTTTTGCAATGTCTTCACCACAAAAAATAGAGCGCTACTTTTCAAAGAATGGAGATTTCGGATACAAAACCGCTAGCGTCGAAAGAAAATGGGTGAATGAAAACTTCAAGATTG comes from Algoriphagus halophilus and encodes:
- the xerD gene encoding site-specific tyrosine recombinase XerD: MQKTWENHIKQFRHYLKIERSLSENSIEAYSRDVEKLANYSEVNFMELGPLSLELEHLRKFVNEIAKLGISDYTQARIISGIKAFYRFLMYEDKINEDPAQLLEAPKLGRKLPDTLSYEEIVQLLEAIPLGEPEGHRNRAMLEMLYSSGLRVSELIELKKGQVFEDVGFLKVVGKGNKERLVPIGKDALKYLNIYKDEVRVHQAIAKGHEEYVFLNRRGKKLTRVMIFLIIKKTAEQAGIEKNISPHTFRHSFATHLIEGGADLRAVQEMLGHESITTTEIYTHLDRDYLRQVLTDFHPRK
- a CDS encoding TlpA family protein disulfide reductase, whose amino-acid sequence is MKKELVLFAFLFIFSIVKAQDYNKLSSEQAEEIISTHRNLTEGLPIGNNFPEFDYVDLEGNKLEFSELKEKVIVLNTWFVGCTGCKQEEENLKKLTKELKDHKDIVFLSFAMSSPQKIERYFSKNGDFGYKTASVERKWVNENFKIEISPTHYIIKDGILVELISMPIFSPEILYWYKNRILEFASDS